A single window of Pseudarthrobacter psychrotolerans DNA harbors:
- a CDS encoding EamA family transporter has product MTAAPNPAAAGGFLGSGLGIALFSSAVFGLSGSFAKALLETGWSPGAAVTARLTGAALILVIPAILALRGRWYRLRDNWVTIALFGLIGVAACQLFYFNAVARLSVGVALLLEYLAPVLIVLWLWGAGRKRPRALTFGGTVLSLGGLILVLDLTGTVKIDIIGVLWGVAAAVCLAIYFFITAKENDSLPPIVLASVGLLVGATVMWLAAATGLLPMAFSTADTKLGPWVTPWWISLGGLVILATVLAYVSGIVAARALGSKVASFVSLTEVLFAVTWAWLLLGELPGAIQLLGGVLIVGGVVLVRLDELRSGTRAATVGTPAPLDHANDVEPVP; this is encoded by the coding sequence GTGACTGCCGCCCCTAACCCCGCAGCCGCGGGCGGATTCCTTGGCTCCGGTCTTGGAATCGCGTTGTTCTCTTCTGCTGTCTTCGGGCTCTCCGGCTCCTTCGCCAAAGCGCTGCTGGAAACCGGCTGGTCCCCGGGCGCCGCCGTGACGGCCCGCCTGACCGGCGCGGCGCTGATTCTTGTCATTCCTGCCATTCTGGCTTTGCGCGGACGGTGGTACCGGCTGCGCGATAACTGGGTCACCATCGCTCTTTTCGGCCTGATCGGTGTGGCCGCGTGCCAGCTGTTCTACTTCAACGCCGTAGCCCGCCTTTCCGTGGGCGTAGCGCTGTTGCTTGAATACCTGGCTCCCGTCCTCATCGTGCTTTGGCTATGGGGAGCCGGCAGGAAGCGGCCACGTGCGTTGACCTTCGGCGGAACAGTGCTGTCCCTCGGCGGCCTGATTCTTGTGCTGGACCTCACCGGAACGGTCAAGATCGACATTATCGGGGTCCTGTGGGGAGTGGCCGCCGCCGTCTGCCTTGCGATCTACTTCTTCATCACGGCCAAGGAGAACGATTCCCTGCCGCCCATCGTCCTGGCATCCGTCGGGTTGCTGGTGGGGGCCACCGTCATGTGGCTGGCGGCCGCTACGGGGCTGCTTCCCATGGCCTTCAGTACCGCGGATACCAAGCTGGGCCCCTGGGTCACACCCTGGTGGATCTCCCTGGGCGGCCTGGTCATCCTGGCAACAGTCCTGGCGTACGTTTCCGGCATTGTCGCGGCCCGCGCCCTTGGCTCCAAGGTTGCGTCCTTCGTCTCGCTGACCGAGGTGCTGTTCGCCGTGACCTGGGCCTGGCTGCTTCTGGGTGAGCTACCCGGTGCCATCCAACTCCTGGGCGGGGTCCTTATTGTCGGTGGGGTGGTTTTGGTCCGGCTGGACGAGCTGCGCTCCGGCACCCGTGCAGCTACCGTCGGGACGCCCGCGCCGCTGGACCACGCGAACGACGTCGAACCCGTGCCCTGA
- a CDS encoding WXG100 family type VII secretion target produces the protein MAIWGADVEQLRTLGSKLQAGAGEIEQQRSNLSRVLDSTNWEGPDATHFRGEWSGTHTAALNQVIQALKDAGQKATKNANEQDQASR, from the coding sequence ATGGCTATTTGGGGCGCAGATGTAGAACAGCTCAGGACTCTTGGCAGCAAGCTGCAGGCCGGTGCCGGCGAGATCGAGCAGCAGCGGTCCAACCTGTCCCGCGTGCTGGACAGCACCAACTGGGAAGGCCCGGACGCCACCCACTTCCGCGGCGAATGGTCAGGCACGCACACCGCGGCCCTGAACCAGGTCATCCAGGCGCTGAAGGATGCCGGCCAGAAGGCCACCAAGAACGCCAACGAGCAGGACCAGGCTTCACGCTAA
- a CDS encoding DUF2277 domain-containing protein, producing the protein MCRNIRTLHNYEPHATSEEVHAAALQYVRKVSGSTKPAKANEDAFEAAVHEIAHITQHLLDSLVTHAPAKHRDEEAAKARARAAVRFGTA; encoded by the coding sequence ATGTGCCGGAATATCCGAACCCTCCACAATTACGAACCGCATGCCACCTCCGAGGAAGTGCATGCCGCCGCGCTGCAGTATGTGCGCAAGGTCAGCGGCAGCACCAAGCCGGCCAAGGCCAACGAAGACGCCTTCGAAGCGGCGGTACACGAGATCGCCCACATCACTCAACACCTGCTGGACTCGCTGGTCACCCACGCTCCCGCCAAACACCGGGACGAAGAGGCCGCGAAGGCGAGGGCCCGCGCGGCCGTGCGCTTCGGCACCGCCTGA
- a CDS encoding heavy metal translocating P-type ATPase: MSTDHLRHHPQSRVVELDIEGMTCASCVNRVEKKLGKLDGVEASVNLPLESAHVTVPAGITDQQIVDTVNETGYKATVRLPRYPSQSASPGTDALDVPPASGDVGGMRQHASKRGTSEHAEHVSDGAAPGDNLQQGGAEGAAPGDHMTHGGAAAQLRPRLILAAVLTIPVLAVSMVPALQFPNWGWVAGALALPVVSWAAWPFHRAAAVNARHLASTMDTLVSIGVAAAYLFSVWQLAADPRMTEHPAMEGMESGGLYFEVAAVVTTFLLLGRFLEANAKQKAGDALRALLNLGAKDATILHHGVEHMVPADQLRVGDVVVVRPGEKIATDGEVIDGISAVDASLLTGESVPLEVEPGSKVTGATINTSGRLLVRATRVGSETTLAQMARLVSQAQTGKAPIARLADRISAVFVPIVLALAVLTFALWLAFSGPVIEPAELRAAFTAAVTVLVIACPCALGLATPVGLLTGTGRGAQLGILIKGPQVLEDTRTVDTILLDKTGTVTTGKLAVGNTLAFDGYEGKDVQRLAGAVEAASEHPIAHAIAAAAGEAQTGHDDGGRLPAVEHFRSAPGGGVVGTTEGHVILAGRTAWLTENGVRPSGAQLEALADAEATGATAIWVAVDGTPAGIISLRDTVKPGSADAVAKLKKLGLRPILLTGDNAAVATQVAAAVGISPDDVYAGVLPAGKVDAVRRLQAGGAIVAMAGDGVNDAAALAQADLGIAMGSGTDVAIEAADLTVMGNDLGQVAQAIELSRRTLAIIKTNLFWAFFYNAIGIPVAALGLLNPMIAGAAMAASSVLVVANSLRLRSFGK; the protein is encoded by the coding sequence ATGAGTACAGACCATCTCCGTCACCACCCTCAAAGCCGGGTGGTTGAACTGGATATTGAGGGCATGACCTGCGCCTCCTGCGTGAACCGCGTGGAAAAGAAACTGGGCAAGCTCGACGGCGTCGAAGCCTCCGTTAACCTCCCGCTGGAATCGGCCCACGTCACTGTCCCTGCCGGCATCACGGACCAGCAGATTGTGGACACAGTCAACGAAACGGGCTACAAGGCCACAGTCCGGCTCCCGCGCTATCCAAGCCAAAGTGCCAGCCCCGGCACCGACGCACTCGACGTGCCGCCCGCAAGCGGCGACGTCGGGGGCATGCGGCAGCATGCGTCTAAGCGAGGCACGAGCGAGCATGCAGAGCATGTCTCCGACGGTGCCGCGCCTGGTGACAACCTGCAACAAGGCGGCGCCGAGGGCGCCGCGCCTGGTGACCACATGACCCACGGCGGTGCAGCCGCGCAGCTGAGACCAAGGCTGATCCTCGCCGCGGTGCTCACCATCCCAGTCCTCGCGGTTTCGATGGTTCCGGCACTGCAGTTTCCCAACTGGGGTTGGGTGGCCGGGGCCCTGGCGCTTCCGGTGGTCAGCTGGGCGGCGTGGCCGTTCCATCGCGCTGCGGCCGTCAATGCCCGCCACCTGGCGTCCACTATGGACACGCTCGTTTCTATTGGCGTCGCTGCCGCCTACCTGTTCAGCGTGTGGCAACTCGCCGCGGATCCCCGCATGACCGAACACCCGGCCATGGAGGGCATGGAAAGCGGCGGGCTGTACTTCGAAGTGGCCGCCGTGGTCACCACGTTCCTGCTCCTGGGCCGGTTCCTCGAAGCCAACGCCAAGCAGAAGGCCGGCGACGCCCTCAGGGCGTTGCTGAACCTTGGCGCCAAGGACGCCACCATCCTTCACCACGGCGTCGAGCATATGGTCCCGGCCGATCAGCTCCGCGTAGGAGATGTCGTGGTGGTCCGCCCCGGCGAGAAGATCGCCACGGACGGAGAGGTGATCGACGGGATTTCAGCTGTTGACGCGTCCCTGCTGACCGGCGAATCCGTCCCGCTGGAGGTGGAGCCCGGGAGCAAAGTCACCGGCGCCACCATCAACACTTCCGGCCGGCTGCTGGTCCGGGCCACCCGCGTGGGCTCCGAAACCACGCTCGCACAGATGGCCCGGCTGGTCTCGCAGGCGCAAACGGGCAAGGCCCCCATTGCGCGCCTCGCCGACCGGATCAGCGCCGTCTTTGTCCCCATAGTTCTTGCCCTCGCCGTGCTCACGTTTGCGCTGTGGCTCGCGTTCAGCGGACCGGTGATTGAGCCTGCCGAGCTCAGGGCCGCTTTTACCGCCGCAGTGACCGTCCTGGTCATCGCTTGCCCGTGCGCCCTGGGGCTCGCCACTCCCGTGGGACTGCTCACCGGAACCGGCCGGGGAGCCCAGCTGGGCATCCTGATCAAAGGCCCGCAGGTCCTCGAAGACACCCGCACCGTGGACACCATCCTGCTCGACAAGACCGGCACCGTCACCACCGGAAAACTCGCCGTGGGCAACACTCTCGCGTTTGACGGCTACGAGGGCAAGGACGTCCAGCGGCTCGCCGGCGCCGTCGAGGCGGCATCGGAGCACCCGATCGCCCACGCCATCGCGGCCGCGGCTGGTGAGGCTCAAACCGGGCACGACGACGGCGGGCGGCTCCCCGCCGTCGAACACTTCCGTTCGGCACCCGGCGGCGGAGTGGTGGGAACCACTGAAGGGCACGTGATCCTGGCGGGCCGCACCGCCTGGCTCACGGAGAACGGCGTCCGCCCTTCCGGCGCGCAGCTGGAGGCGCTGGCTGACGCGGAAGCCACCGGTGCCACGGCCATCTGGGTGGCGGTGGACGGCACGCCTGCCGGAATCATCAGTCTCCGCGACACCGTGAAGCCCGGGTCCGCGGACGCTGTGGCAAAGCTGAAGAAGCTCGGGCTGCGCCCCATTCTGCTGACCGGGGACAACGCCGCGGTGGCCACGCAGGTTGCTGCCGCCGTCGGCATTTCCCCTGACGATGTTTACGCAGGTGTTCTGCCTGCCGGGAAGGTGGACGCCGTCCGTCGGCTCCAGGCGGGCGGGGCGATTGTGGCGATGGCCGGCGACGGCGTGAATGACGCCGCCGCGCTGGCGCAGGCCGACCTGGGCATCGCCATGGGATCCGGTACGGATGTGGCCATCGAGGCGGCGGACCTCACCGTTATGGGCAATGACCTGGGACAGGTGGCCCAGGCCATCGAATTGTCCCGGCGGACACTGGCCATCATCAAGACCAACCTGTTCTGGGCGTTTTTCTATAACGCCATCGGCATTCCTGTGGCCGCCCTGGGCCTTTTGAACCCGATGATTGCCGGTGCCGCGATGGCGGCGAGTTCCGTCCTGGTGGTGGCCAACTCGCTCCGGCTGCGGAGCTTCGGCAAGTAG
- a CDS encoding heavy-metal-associated domain-containing protein — translation MSTTSTTVNVSGMTCGHCISSVSEEIESLAGVETVDVELNPGGISTVTITSTQELSPSEIGEAVAEAGYLVVANDA, via the coding sequence ATGAGCACCACCTCCACCACCGTCAACGTGTCCGGCATGACCTGCGGCCATTGCATTTCGTCTGTCAGCGAGGAAATCGAATCGCTCGCCGGGGTTGAAACGGTCGACGTCGAACTCAACCCCGGCGGCATTTCCACCGTCACCATCACCTCAACCCAGGAATTGTCGCCGTCCGAGATCGGCGAAGCGGTAGCCGAAGCCGGCTACCTCGTTGTTGCCAACGACGCGTAA
- a CDS encoding metal-sensitive transcriptional regulator: MEPLQETLTTHAGTAPAPPHGYTANKEAYLRRLKRIEGQVRGIARMVDEDKYCIDILTQVSAVTKALHAVSLGLVEEHIGHCVVGAAGEPDPALRAEAIDIKVKEATEAISRLLR, from the coding sequence ATGGAACCTTTGCAGGAAACCTTGACCACACATGCCGGCACTGCCCCGGCGCCTCCGCATGGCTACACCGCGAACAAAGAGGCATACCTGCGCAGGCTCAAGCGCATCGAGGGCCAGGTCCGCGGCATCGCCCGGATGGTGGATGAGGACAAATACTGCATCGACATCCTGACCCAGGTCTCCGCTGTCACCAAAGCCCTTCATGCTGTGAGCCTGGGACTCGTGGAAGAGCACATCGGCCACTGCGTGGTGGGTGCCGCCGGGGAACCCGATCCCGCCCTTCGCGCTGAAGCCATCGACATCAAGGTCAAGGAAGCTACAGAGGCCATCAGCCGCCTCCTGCGCTGA
- a CDS encoding universal stress protein gives MSSERFSGPPPLLVGVLPQQHPEVLKTATSLAAKLGAPLLCAFVDEASYLVEWDPTRSAHRLSLHPDKDDDDIRSVTTELKAVIAEAVGDAAASGTPMDWTLRTLAGDPGRALARLAAESNSPMIIVGTSERGLTHRISELLNGSVGLWLTHHQSRPVLVVPYRRPAHQDEA, from the coding sequence ATGAGTTCCGAACGGTTCAGTGGCCCGCCTCCGTTGCTGGTCGGCGTGCTGCCCCAGCAGCATCCGGAGGTGCTAAAGACCGCCACATCCCTGGCGGCCAAACTCGGAGCGCCGTTGCTGTGTGCCTTCGTTGACGAGGCCAGCTACCTGGTGGAATGGGATCCGACCAGGTCCGCGCACCGGCTGTCGCTGCACCCGGACAAGGACGACGACGACATCCGCTCCGTCACCACGGAACTCAAGGCGGTGATCGCGGAAGCGGTGGGCGACGCCGCGGCGTCCGGCACCCCCATGGACTGGACATTGCGGACCCTTGCGGGGGATCCGGGCCGCGCCCTCGCCCGGCTCGCCGCGGAAAGCAACTCCCCCATGATCATCGTGGGAACGTCGGAGCGGGGCCTGACGCACCGGATCTCCGAACTGCTCAACGGATCAGTGGGACTCTGGCTGACGCATCATCAAAGCCGGCCGGTGCTGGTGGTTCCTTACCGGAGACCGGCGCATCAGGACGAAGCCTGA
- a CDS encoding class F sortase, with the protein MAKQTGRHEVPKRPRGLNRGDIAILACGVLGFLSFTFGGPLLDQHGAAAPGTITADYSSGTSSIQLPLPLAVSGLPAAPSASVPAAAAPVASGPVLPEASAPQRIVYPKAAMDSAVHPLAPDSSAVESQTIVPPTTMDGYWLTPFGTPGNGSGNTTYIIGHSWEGRDAPFNHLSSAAVVGDTFDVVTETGTIPYRVDSVTTYLKDSLKDSPIWDMVPSRVVLISCYTEDPWGKNVVVSASPAAG; encoded by the coding sequence GTGGCAAAGCAAACCGGACGGCACGAAGTGCCGAAACGGCCCCGCGGCTTGAACCGCGGAGACATCGCCATCCTGGCCTGCGGTGTCCTGGGCTTCCTGTCCTTCACGTTCGGTGGACCGCTGCTGGACCAGCATGGGGCCGCAGCACCGGGAACAATCACTGCAGACTACTCTTCCGGAACCTCGTCGATCCAACTGCCGTTGCCCCTGGCCGTTTCGGGCCTTCCGGCCGCACCGTCTGCATCCGTGCCAGCTGCAGCGGCACCCGTGGCCAGCGGGCCGGTCCTCCCGGAGGCTTCGGCCCCGCAGCGGATCGTTTATCCGAAAGCTGCGATGGACTCGGCCGTGCATCCGCTGGCGCCGGACAGCAGCGCCGTCGAAAGCCAGACGATCGTGCCGCCCACCACCATGGACGGGTATTGGCTGACGCCGTTCGGGACTCCGGGCAACGGCTCGGGCAACACCACGTACATCATCGGTCACAGCTGGGAGGGGCGGGACGCCCCGTTCAACCACCTCAGCTCCGCTGCCGTGGTTGGCGATACGTTCGACGTCGTCACGGAAACCGGCACCATCCCGTACCGCGTGGACAGTGTGACCACCTACCTCAAGGACAGCCTCAAGGACAGCCCCATCTGGGACATGGTGCCCAGTCGTGTGGTCCTGATCAGCTGCTACACGGAAGACCCGTGGGGGAAAAACGTGGTGGTCTCGGCGTCGCCGGCTGCCGGCTGA
- a CDS encoding exo-alpha-sialidase, translating into MGCMATAENFVLAIGTKKGLWLATSQDRKQWSFSGPHFLMSEIPSIGIDTREGHTRIMVGVRSEHWGPTVAHSDDLGATWTEPEQGAITFPEDTGAAVERIWQIYPDAESRPGVVWAGAEPISVWKSTDGGEHFELNRGLWDHPHRRDWGAGYGGAAAHSIVVNRAGDNVHIAMSTGGVYRSLDGGTSWQPRNKGISVRFMPDPYPEFGQCVHKIAADAVVEGRLYAQNHHGVYRTDDSGENWDSIAEGLPADFGFVMLTHPRREGTAWVVPLKADGERIPPEGHLAVHRTDDAGGTWKRLDAGLPEHEYNSVLRDAAAVDSAEPAGVYFGTRGGTVYASADEGETFAEVVSHLPDVLCVRAAVVAGAGQRVPENSAARGA; encoded by the coding sequence ATGGGGTGCATGGCAACCGCAGAGAACTTTGTTTTAGCGATCGGGACCAAAAAGGGCCTCTGGCTGGCAACCAGCCAGGACCGGAAGCAATGGTCCTTCTCCGGCCCGCATTTTCTGATGAGCGAAATCCCCAGCATCGGGATCGACACTCGGGAGGGCCATACCCGGATAATGGTGGGCGTCAGGTCCGAGCACTGGGGCCCTACAGTGGCCCACTCCGATGACCTTGGCGCCACGTGGACAGAACCTGAACAGGGCGCCATCACGTTTCCCGAGGACACCGGCGCGGCAGTGGAGCGTATCTGGCAGATCTACCCGGACGCAGAGTCGCGGCCAGGGGTGGTGTGGGCAGGTGCCGAACCGATTTCGGTCTGGAAATCCACCGACGGCGGTGAGCATTTCGAACTCAACCGCGGGCTGTGGGACCATCCTCATCGCAGAGATTGGGGTGCGGGCTACGGCGGCGCCGCGGCCCACTCCATCGTGGTGAATAGAGCGGGCGACAACGTCCACATCGCCATGAGCACCGGCGGCGTGTACCGCTCGCTCGACGGCGGGACCTCCTGGCAACCGCGGAACAAAGGGATCTCGGTGCGCTTCATGCCTGACCCTTACCCGGAGTTCGGCCAGTGCGTGCACAAGATCGCTGCGGATGCCGTCGTCGAAGGCCGTCTGTATGCGCAGAACCACCACGGTGTCTACCGCACGGATGACAGCGGCGAAAATTGGGACTCCATCGCTGAAGGACTTCCGGCCGACTTCGGTTTTGTGATGCTGACGCATCCGCGGCGGGAAGGCACAGCCTGGGTTGTTCCGCTGAAGGCCGACGGCGAGCGGATCCCCCCGGAGGGACACCTTGCGGTGCATCGGACGGACGACGCCGGCGGCACCTGGAAGAGGCTCGACGCAGGACTGCCGGAGCACGAGTACAACAGCGTGCTCCGCGATGCCGCAGCGGTTGACTCAGCTGAACCGGCCGGCGTCTACTTCGGAACGCGAGGCGGGACGGTGTACGCCAGCGCGGACGAAGGGGAGACGTTTGCTGAAGTTGTCAGCCATCTCCCGGATGTCCTGTGTGTCCGCGCCGCCGTGGTCGCCGGGGCGGGACAGAGGGTGCCGGAAAATTCAGCGGCCCGCGGTGCCTGA
- a CDS encoding MoaD/ThiS family protein, whose translation MPDISVVLPSILQPLAGGQSILTAPAEGTVTVGSLLDSVTGGYPVLARRLRDETGALRRYVNIYVAGDEVRRLQGLETEVLPGQEVLVIQSVAGG comes from the coding sequence GTGCCTGACATCAGCGTGGTACTTCCCAGCATCCTCCAGCCGCTGGCCGGCGGGCAGTCCATCCTGACTGCGCCCGCCGAAGGGACGGTGACGGTGGGAAGCCTGCTGGATTCGGTGACCGGGGGTTACCCGGTGCTGGCCAGGCGGCTGCGGGACGAAACAGGAGCACTTCGCCGGTACGTGAATATCTACGTGGCCGGTGACGAAGTGCGCCGGCTCCAGGGCCTGGAAACCGAAGTGTTGCCCGGGCAGGAGGTGCTGGTCATCCAGTCGGTGGCCGGAGGATAA
- a CDS encoding MFS transporter has translation MSQTLPSAGPGTVAPAGTPKKAALASFLGSAVEYYDFFIFGSAAALIFPTVFFPDAGANAAVMSFATFGFAYVARPVGAVILGHFGDRVGRRKVLMFTLLLMGASTFLIGCLPDFNTVGWWAPVLLVLARLCQGLSAAGEQAGASSMTLEHAPDHRRSFFTSWTLTGTQGGQILAALVFIPVLALPDEIKYGIGWRIPFWLSAVVVMVAFFIRRTLHEPPAFEEAQKTAQISKLPVADLLKDHWRDVLRVVCCAFIAAVSTVFGTLAISYAKTVAGVDGTTTLWLVVGANLVALGTQPLFGKLADRIGRKPVFIYGAVASAILTPVFLLSLESGSIPLMFLAAIGFFSFGYAASNAVWPSFYAEMFSTRVRFSGLAIGTQLGFLMAGFAPAIVAAMGGIRPGGWVQISIFTAVICGISAISALTAKETFNVPTKQLGLK, from the coding sequence ATGAGCCAGACACTTCCGTCCGCCGGGCCGGGCACTGTTGCCCCGGCCGGGACGCCAAAAAAGGCAGCCCTCGCCAGCTTCCTGGGCAGCGCCGTCGAATACTACGACTTCTTCATCTTCGGTTCCGCCGCCGCCCTGATCTTCCCCACGGTGTTCTTCCCGGACGCCGGAGCCAACGCGGCCGTTATGTCCTTCGCCACGTTCGGCTTCGCCTATGTGGCACGGCCGGTGGGTGCCGTCATCCTGGGCCACTTCGGTGACCGGGTGGGCCGGCGGAAGGTCCTGATGTTCACGCTGCTGCTCATGGGCGCCTCGACGTTCCTGATCGGCTGCCTGCCCGACTTCAACACGGTGGGCTGGTGGGCTCCGGTCCTGCTGGTGCTGGCGCGGCTGTGCCAGGGCCTCTCCGCCGCCGGCGAGCAGGCCGGCGCATCATCCATGACGCTCGAACACGCACCCGACCACCGCCGCTCCTTCTTCACCTCCTGGACCCTCACCGGCACCCAGGGCGGCCAGATCCTCGCCGCCCTCGTCTTTATCCCCGTCCTCGCCCTTCCGGACGAGATCAAGTACGGCATCGGCTGGCGCATTCCGTTCTGGCTCAGCGCCGTCGTCGTGATGGTTGCGTTCTTTATCCGGCGCACCCTGCACGAACCGCCGGCGTTCGAGGAAGCCCAGAAGACCGCCCAGATCTCCAAGCTGCCAGTCGCCGATCTCCTCAAGGACCACTGGCGCGACGTGCTCCGCGTGGTCTGCTGTGCCTTCATCGCCGCCGTCTCCACCGTGTTCGGCACCCTCGCCATCAGCTACGCCAAGACCGTCGCCGGCGTTGACGGCACCACCACACTCTGGCTGGTGGTCGGCGCAAACCTGGTCGCCTTGGGCACCCAGCCGCTGTTCGGCAAGCTCGCGGACCGGATCGGCCGCAAGCCGGTCTTCATCTACGGTGCCGTGGCCAGCGCCATCCTGACGCCGGTGTTCCTGCTCAGCCTGGAATCCGGCAGCATCCCGCTGATGTTCCTCGCGGCCATCGGCTTCTTCTCCTTCGGCTACGCGGCCTCCAACGCGGTCTGGCCGTCGTTCTACGCCGAAATGTTCAGCACCAGGGTCCGCTTCTCCGGCCTGGCGATCGGCACGCAGCTGGGCTTCCTGATGGCAGGTTTCGCCCCGGCGATCGTGGCAGCGATGGGCGGCATCAGGCCCGGCGGCTGGGTCCAGATCAGCATCTTCACCGCCGTTATCTGCGGCATCTCGGCCATCTCCGCCCTGACGGCCAAGGAAACCTTCAACGTCCCCACCAAGCAGCTCGGCCTGAAGTAA
- a CDS encoding IclR family transcriptional regulator, whose protein sequence is MSVNQTTAPDDVAAEPKAPKGDRTDMVGKALGLLVLLGDEPRGASAAEISRRADLPFSTTYRLLGSLTRDGFVDYEPDGRRYHLGLRIFQLGQRVSNHHGFAGTALPVLRRVTEQTGEATILSVRDGHHHLTVNKVDGPQTFRVTSDPGHLGALHATAVGKALVAFAEDAEREALLGELELEPLTEHTITDRGAFRAEVEKVRRQGYAVMDEENENGMRAVAVPLLNSQGHAFASLATAVPVFRLSMEALLAHVPLLQDAAAELAARLPQR, encoded by the coding sequence ATGAGTGTGAATCAAACCACAGCGCCCGACGACGTCGCCGCCGAGCCAAAAGCGCCCAAGGGTGACCGTACGGACATGGTGGGCAAGGCCCTGGGCCTGCTGGTCCTCCTGGGTGACGAGCCGCGCGGCGCCAGTGCCGCGGAGATCTCGCGCCGCGCCGACCTCCCCTTCAGTACCACCTACCGCCTGCTGGGATCCCTGACGCGGGACGGATTTGTGGACTATGAGCCGGACGGCCGCCGCTACCACCTGGGCCTGCGGATCTTCCAGCTGGGGCAGCGCGTCTCCAACCATCACGGATTTGCCGGGACGGCGCTGCCGGTCCTGCGCCGCGTGACCGAACAGACGGGGGAGGCCACCATCCTCAGCGTCCGCGACGGCCACCATCACCTCACGGTCAACAAGGTGGACGGCCCGCAGACCTTCCGCGTCACCAGCGATCCCGGACACCTGGGCGCCCTGCACGCGACAGCCGTGGGCAAGGCGCTGGTGGCTTTTGCCGAGGATGCGGAGCGTGAGGCGCTGCTTGGGGAGCTTGAGCTGGAACCCCTTACCGAACACACCATCACGGACCGTGGCGCCTTCCGTGCGGAGGTCGAGAAGGTCCGCCGGCAGGGGTATGCCGTCATGGACGAGGAAAACGAGAACGGCATGCGGGCCGTCGCTGTGCCGCTGCTCAATTCGCAAGGCCACGCCTTCGCATCCCTGGCCACCGCTGTTCCCGTCTTCCGCCTCAGTATGGAAGCACTGCTGGCCCATGTGCCTCTGCTGCAGGATGCGGCGGCGGAGCTGGCCGCGCGCTTGCCGCAGCGGTAA
- a CDS encoding shikimate dehydrogenase, translated as MSNRTESYLVGLVGDGVMPSLTPPMHEREGDVLGLRYLYRPIDLLELGLSGDAVGDLLKSARSLGFNGLNITHPCKQLVLAHLDEVSPDALRLGAVNTVVIEDGRFIGHNTDFSGFAAALATGLPGARLDRVVQLGAGGAGSAVAYALLTAGVQALDLVDVDPARCAARAAELAGLFPGSTVTARTTAELPQLMPMAGGLVHCTPVGMAAHPGVPLDLDLLETRHWVADIVYRPIDTELVRGARAKGCEVLDGGRMAVGQAADSFRIFTGLDADAERMRSHFLELVAKEEVAA; from the coding sequence ATGAGCAATCGAACTGAGTCCTACCTTGTGGGACTGGTCGGCGACGGTGTGATGCCGTCCCTCACTCCCCCCATGCACGAACGCGAAGGCGATGTGCTGGGCCTGCGCTACCTCTACCGCCCCATCGACCTGCTGGAGCTCGGACTTTCCGGCGATGCCGTAGGGGATCTGCTCAAGAGTGCCCGCAGCCTGGGCTTCAACGGCCTGAACATCACCCATCCGTGCAAGCAGCTTGTGCTGGCGCACCTGGACGAGGTCTCACCGGACGCCCTCAGGCTCGGCGCCGTCAACACCGTGGTCATCGAGGACGGCCGCTTCATTGGCCACAACACCGACTTCTCCGGCTTCGCCGCCGCGCTTGCCACCGGCCTTCCGGGCGCGCGGCTGGACCGCGTGGTCCAGCTTGGCGCGGGAGGTGCCGGGTCCGCCGTCGCCTACGCCCTGCTCACCGCCGGCGTGCAGGCGCTGGACCTGGTGGACGTGGACCCCGCCCGCTGCGCGGCACGCGCCGCAGAGCTGGCGGGTTTGTTCCCGGGCAGCACCGTCACAGCGCGTACGACGGCGGAGCTGCCGCAGCTGATGCCGATGGCCGGCGGTCTGGTGCACTGCACGCCGGTAGGCATGGCCGCCCACCCGGGCGTCCCGCTGGACCTGGACCTGCTGGAAACGCGGCACTGGGTGGCGGACATCGTCTACCGCCCGATCGACACCGAACTGGTCCGCGGCGCCCGCGCCAAAGGCTGCGAGGTCCTGGACGGCGGCCGCATGGCAGTGGGGCAGGCCGCGGATTCCTTCCGGATTTTCACCGGGCTGGACGCCGACGCGGAACGCATGCGCAGCCATTTCCTGGAGCTCGTGGCCAAGGAAGAGGTGGCTGCCTGA